A window of the Harmonia axyridis chromosome 5, icHarAxyr1.1, whole genome shotgun sequence genome harbors these coding sequences:
- the LOC123680767 gene encoding regulator of G-protein signaling 7 isoform X11, producing MEPDQRVQRCNRPCAFDKMEALVRLMQDPKNGGVPVRKQKILLTSVHDAFMGKAPVTAYEFKGYDMIEWLMDRLAIEESGELEALNLANQLCQYGYFFPINDSKNLVVKDDSTLYRFQSPYYWPAQKGTPDRMDYAVYLVKRTLRNKQRHGLEDYEQEQLNNLKYNLANKWEFITMQAEEQVSKASSSKSKEKKNSWQMRVFQVKLAKSLKKTEKGIADSQERAFWRVLRPPPGMTSSLEPCPVPMRNWDRQSRKRTVENLKREVDFLKKSLTRTRIKMSQALESMVQYVDTYSEYDAMISPAQPSNPWVTEDSTFWMLNSPLVEVATEKRVKRWGLSMEELVSDPTGIQEFTIYLSKEFSHENIRFWMAVNDLRRSAQSQVPEKVRQIFDEFLKPGAQCEINIDGKTMEKIHQEMQNPSRFTFDAAQDHIYTLLLKKDCYPRFIRSDYYKNLLANGKQPSQKKRFFGFGPTKKKSSTTASQNQNLLQQQTSQGAACCSTALTKRRGSDRSLSGSAHELAVSGIKDSKVPHSHSQSNLSDIPYRGDLANLPKGVSAAPKVPSPVKKPAAGTSTSEEVCPWETESPRSRKNSAQSESSSSEMSAAVAEISEKVHRTNILTQQHTVDGGKRLVVNVAPDLPRRASVSVPIAYSSDPSTKRKVSSFEDGAGASFVVPTGDPDNKVEHHTPTPASCKTLKKSHSVAKTCAAPIISVSSAADDQAEGQEVEKLLEETPVVFQQVEPLAPLAEPDSESPASELPPSEVAEEVAVAAAVGDDAEARSNDVCPWEDE from the exons ATGGAAGCGCTGGTGCGCCTCATGCAGGACCCGAAGAATGGGGGCGTCCCGGTCAGAAAACAGAAGATCCTCCTCACTTCAGTCCACGACGCCTTCATGGGTAAGGCCCCTGTCACAG CCTATGAATTCAAAG GGTATGACATGATAGAATGGCTTATGGATAGACTCGCTATTGAAGAATCCGGTGAGTTAG aggcGCTCAATTTAGCAAACCAGCTATGTCAGTACGGTTACTTCTTCCCAATAAACGATTCCAAAAACTTGGTAGTCAAGGATGACAGCACTCTATATAGATTCCAG TCTCCGTACTACTGGCCGGCGCAGAAGGGAACGCCAGACCGCATGGACTACGCAGTGTACCTGGTGAAGAGAACGTTGCGCAACAAACAGAGACACGGTCTGGAGGACTACGAACAGGAGCAGCTCAACAATCTCAAGTACAACCTGGCGAACAAGTGGGAATTCATAACGATGCAAGCCGAAGAACAAGTAAGCAAAGCGTCCAGTTCGAAATCGAAAGAGAAGAAGAATTCGTGGCAAATGAGAGTGTTTCAGGTGAAACTGGCCAAGAGTCTGAAGAAGACAGAAAAGGGAATTGCGGACTCTCAGGAGAGGGCCTTTTGGAGGGTGCTGAGGCCACCGCCAGGGATGACGTCGTCCCTGGAACCTTGCCCGGTGCCTATGAGGAACTGGGACAGGCAGAGCAGGAAGAGGACTGTGGAGAACCTGAAGAGAGAG GTTGACTTTCTGAAGAAGAGTCTAACAAGAACAAGGATCAAGATGTCGCAGGCTTTGGAAAGCATGGTGCAGTACGTAGATACTTATTCAGAATACGATGCGATGATAAGCCCAGCCCAACCTTCGAACCCTTGGGTTACAGAAGATTCTACTTTTTGGATGTTGAACAGCCCCCT CGTCGAGGTGGCGACGGAGAAGAGAGTGAAACGCTGGGGACTCTCGATGGAGGAACTCGTCTCCGACCCTACCGGTATCCAAGAGTTCACCATCTACCTGAGCAAGGAGTTCAGCCACGAGAACATCCGCTTCTGGATGGCGGTAAACGATCTGAGGAGATCGGCGCAGTCGCAGGTTCCCGAGAAGGTTCGGCAGATATTCGA TGAATTCCTCAAGCCAGGAGCGCAGTGCGAGATAAACATCGATGGCAAGACCATGGAGAAGATCCATCAGGAGATGCAGAACCCCAGCAGGTTCACCTTCGACGCCGCTCAAGATCACATCTACACGTTGCTGCTCAAGAAAGATTGCTATCCCCGGTTCATCAGGTCCGATTACTACAAGAACCTGCTAGCCAACGGCAAACAGCCTTCCCAAAAGAAACG CTTCTTTGGCTTCGGCCCCACCAAGAAGAAGTCCTCCACGACGGCCTCTCAGAACCAGAACCTGCTGCAGCAGCAGACTTCACAAGGAGCCGCTTGTTGCAGCACCGCGCTCACCAAGAGGAGAGGTAGCGACCGCAGCTTGTCCGGTTCGGCCCACGAGCTCGCAGTTTCCGGTATCAAAGACTCCAAAGTACCGCACTCGCACTCGCAGAGCAACCTGAGCGACATCCCCTATAG GGGTGATCTGGCAAACCTACCGAAGGGCGTATCAGCTGCTCCGAAGGTTCCTAGTCC GGTGAAGAAACCAGCTGCCGGCACGTCAACGTCCGAAGAGGTCTGCCCCTGGGAGACCGAGTCCCCCAGGTCCAGAAAGAACTCGGCACAGTCGGAGAGCTCCTCTTCGGAGATGAGCGCCGCGGTGGCCGAGATCTCGGAGAAGGTCCACAGGACCAACATCCTGACCCAACAGCACACCGTGGACGGCGGCAAGAGACTGGTGGTCAACGTCGCGCCGGATCTGCCAAGGAGGGCATCGGTCTCGGTGCCGATAGCCTACAGCTCGGACCCGTCCACCAAGAGGAAGGTGTCCTCTTTCGAAGACGGCGCCGGTGCGTCTTTCGTGGTTCCGACCGGCGACCCGGACAATAAGGTGGAGCATCACACGCCGACGCCGGCGTCATGCAAAACTCTGAAAAAAAGCCACAGCGTCGCGAAGACTTGTGCTGCGCCGATCATAAGTGTCAGTTCGGCGGCCGACGACCAGGCGGAGGGGCAAGAGGTGGAGAAGCTGCTGGAGGAGACGCCCGTCGTCTTCCAGCAGGTGGAGCCTCTGGCGCCGCTCGCGGAGCCGGACAGCGAATCGCCGGCCAGCGAACTGCCTCCGTCGGAGGTGGCAGAAGAGGTAGCAGTTGCGGCAGCCGTTGGAGACGACGCCGAGGCAAGAAGCAACGACGTGTGTCCGTGGGAAGACGAGTAA
- the LOC123680767 gene encoding regulator of G-protein signaling 7 isoform X4: protein MEPDQRVQRCNRPCAFDKMEALVRLMQDPKNGGVPVRKQKILLTSVHDAFMGKAPVTAYEFKGYDMIEWLMDRLAIEESEALNLANQLCQYGYFFPINDSKNLVVKDDSTLYRFQLEHPKTHPFQSPYYWPAQKGTPDRMDYAVYLVKRTLRNKQRHGLEDYEQEQLNNLKYNLANKWEFITMQAEEQVKLAKSLKKTEKGIADSQERAFWRVLRPPPGMTSSLEPCPVPMRNWDRQSRKRTVENLKREVDFLKKSLTRTRIKMSQALESMVQYVDTYSEYDAMISPAQPSNPWVTEDSTFWMLNSPLFFKFCSTCSVEVATEKRVKRWGLSMEELVSDPTGIQEFTIYLSKEFSHENIRFWMAVNDLRRSAQSQVPEKVRQIFDEFLKPGAQCEINIDGKTMEKIHQEMQNPSRFTFDAAQDHIYTLLLKKDCYPRFIRSDYYKNLLANGKQPSQKKRFFGFGPTKKKSSTTASQNQNLLQQQTSQGAACCSTALTKRRGSDRSLSGSAHELAVSGIKDSKVPHSHSQSNLSDIPYRGDLANLPKGVSAAPKVPSPVKKPAAGTSTSEEVCPWETESPRSRKNSAQSESSSSEMSAAVAEISEKVHRTNILTQQHTVDGGKRLVVNVAPDLPRRASVSVPIAYSSDPSTKRKVSSFEDGAGASFVVPTGDPDNKVEHHTPTPASCKTLKKSHSVAKTCAAPIISVSSAADDQAEGQEVEKLLEETPVVFQQVEPLAPLAEPDSESPASELPPSEVAEEVAVAAAVGDDAEARSNDVCPWEDEEACKVDTPFVKTYATLGYL from the exons ATGGAAGCGCTGGTGCGCCTCATGCAGGACCCGAAGAATGGGGGCGTCCCGGTCAGAAAACAGAAGATCCTCCTCACTTCAGTCCACGACGCCTTCATGGGTAAGGCCCCTGTCACAG CCTATGAATTCAAAG GGTATGACATGATAGAATGGCTTATGGATAGACTCGCTATTGAAGAATCCG aggcGCTCAATTTAGCAAACCAGCTATGTCAGTACGGTTACTTCTTCCCAATAAACGATTCCAAAAACTTGGTAGTCAAGGATGACAGCACTCTATATAGATTCCAG TTAGAACACCCTAAAACCCACCCCTTTCAGTCTCCGTACTACTGGCCGGCGCAGAAGGGAACGCCAGACCGCATGGACTACGCAGTGTACCTGGTGAAGAGAACGTTGCGCAACAAACAGAGACACGGTCTGGAGGACTACGAACAGGAGCAGCTCAACAATCTCAAGTACAACCTGGCGAACAAGTGGGAATTCATAACGATGCAAGCCGAAGAACAA GTGAAACTGGCCAAGAGTCTGAAGAAGACAGAAAAGGGAATTGCGGACTCTCAGGAGAGGGCCTTTTGGAGGGTGCTGAGGCCACCGCCAGGGATGACGTCGTCCCTGGAACCTTGCCCGGTGCCTATGAGGAACTGGGACAGGCAGAGCAGGAAGAGGACTGTGGAGAACCTGAAGAGAGAG GTTGACTTTCTGAAGAAGAGTCTAACAAGAACAAGGATCAAGATGTCGCAGGCTTTGGAAAGCATGGTGCAGTACGTAGATACTTATTCAGAATACGATGCGATGATAAGCCCAGCCCAACCTTCGAACCCTTGGGTTACAGAAGATTCTACTTTTTGGATGTTGAACAGCCCCCT ttttttcaaattctgcTCCACTTGCAGCGTCGAGGTGGCGACGGAGAAGAGAGTGAAACGCTGGGGACTCTCGATGGAGGAACTCGTCTCCGACCCTACCGGTATCCAAGAGTTCACCATCTACCTGAGCAAGGAGTTCAGCCACGAGAACATCCGCTTCTGGATGGCGGTAAACGATCTGAGGAGATCGGCGCAGTCGCAGGTTCCCGAGAAGGTTCGGCAGATATTCGA TGAATTCCTCAAGCCAGGAGCGCAGTGCGAGATAAACATCGATGGCAAGACCATGGAGAAGATCCATCAGGAGATGCAGAACCCCAGCAGGTTCACCTTCGACGCCGCTCAAGATCACATCTACACGTTGCTGCTCAAGAAAGATTGCTATCCCCGGTTCATCAGGTCCGATTACTACAAGAACCTGCTAGCCAACGGCAAACAGCCTTCCCAAAAGAAACG CTTCTTTGGCTTCGGCCCCACCAAGAAGAAGTCCTCCACGACGGCCTCTCAGAACCAGAACCTGCTGCAGCAGCAGACTTCACAAGGAGCCGCTTGTTGCAGCACCGCGCTCACCAAGAGGAGAGGTAGCGACCGCAGCTTGTCCGGTTCGGCCCACGAGCTCGCAGTTTCCGGTATCAAAGACTCCAAAGTACCGCACTCGCACTCGCAGAGCAACCTGAGCGACATCCCCTATAG GGGTGATCTGGCAAACCTACCGAAGGGCGTATCAGCTGCTCCGAAGGTTCCTAGTCC GGTGAAGAAACCAGCTGCCGGCACGTCAACGTCCGAAGAGGTCTGCCCCTGGGAGACCGAGTCCCCCAGGTCCAGAAAGAACTCGGCACAGTCGGAGAGCTCCTCTTCGGAGATGAGCGCCGCGGTGGCCGAGATCTCGGAGAAGGTCCACAGGACCAACATCCTGACCCAACAGCACACCGTGGACGGCGGCAAGAGACTGGTGGTCAACGTCGCGCCGGATCTGCCAAGGAGGGCATCGGTCTCGGTGCCGATAGCCTACAGCTCGGACCCGTCCACCAAGAGGAAGGTGTCCTCTTTCGAAGACGGCGCCGGTGCGTCTTTCGTGGTTCCGACCGGCGACCCGGACAATAAGGTGGAGCATCACACGCCGACGCCGGCGTCATGCAAAACTCTGAAAAAAAGCCACAGCGTCGCGAAGACTTGTGCTGCGCCGATCATAAGTGTCAGTTCGGCGGCCGACGACCAGGCGGAGGGGCAAGAGGTGGAGAAGCTGCTGGAGGAGACGCCCGTCGTCTTCCAGCAGGTGGAGCCTCTGGCGCCGCTCGCGGAGCCGGACAGCGAATCGCCGGCCAGCGAACTGCCTCCGTCGGAGGTGGCAGAAGAGGTAGCAGTTGCGGCAGCCGTTGGAGACGACGCCGAGGCAAGAAGCAACGACGTGTGTCCGTGGGAAGACGA
- the LOC123680767 gene encoding regulator of G-protein signaling 7 isoform X13: MEPDQRVQRCNRPCAFDKMEALVRLMQDPKNGGVPVRKQKILLTSVHDAFMGKAPVTAYEFKGYDMIEWLMDRLAIEESEALNLANQLCQYGYFFPINDSKNLVVKDDSTLYRFQSPYYWPAQKGTPDRMDYAVYLVKRTLRNKQRHGLEDYEQEQLNNLKYNLANKWEFITMQAEEQVKLAKSLKKTEKGIADSQERAFWRVLRPPPGMTSSLEPCPVPMRNWDRQSRKRTVENLKREVDFLKKSLTRTRIKMSQALESMVQYVDTYSEYDAMISPAQPSNPWVTEDSTFWMLNSPLVEVATEKRVKRWGLSMEELVSDPTGIQEFTIYLSKEFSHENIRFWMAVNDLRRSAQSQVPEKVRQIFDEFLKPGAQCEINIDGKTMEKIHQEMQNPSRFTFDAAQDHIYTLLLKKDCYPRFIRSDYYKNLLANGKQPSQKKRFFGFGPTKKKSSTTASQNQNLLQQQTSQGAACCSTALTKRRGSDRSLSGSAHELAVSGIKDSKVPHSHSQSNLSDIPYRGDLANLPKGVSAAPKVPSPVKKPAAGTSTSEEVCPWETESPRSRKNSAQSESSSSEMSAAVAEISEKVHRTNILTQQHTVDGGKRLVVNVAPDLPRRASVSVPIAYSSDPSTKRKVSSFEDGAGASFVVPTGDPDNKVEHHTPTPASCKTLKKSHSVAKTCAAPIISVSSAADDQAEGQEVEKLLEETPVVFQQVEPLAPLAEPDSESPASELPPSEVAEEVAVAAAVGDDAEARSNDVCPWEDEEACKVDTPFVKTYATLGYL, translated from the exons ATGGAAGCGCTGGTGCGCCTCATGCAGGACCCGAAGAATGGGGGCGTCCCGGTCAGAAAACAGAAGATCCTCCTCACTTCAGTCCACGACGCCTTCATGGGTAAGGCCCCTGTCACAG CCTATGAATTCAAAG GGTATGACATGATAGAATGGCTTATGGATAGACTCGCTATTGAAGAATCCG aggcGCTCAATTTAGCAAACCAGCTATGTCAGTACGGTTACTTCTTCCCAATAAACGATTCCAAAAACTTGGTAGTCAAGGATGACAGCACTCTATATAGATTCCAG TCTCCGTACTACTGGCCGGCGCAGAAGGGAACGCCAGACCGCATGGACTACGCAGTGTACCTGGTGAAGAGAACGTTGCGCAACAAACAGAGACACGGTCTGGAGGACTACGAACAGGAGCAGCTCAACAATCTCAAGTACAACCTGGCGAACAAGTGGGAATTCATAACGATGCAAGCCGAAGAACAA GTGAAACTGGCCAAGAGTCTGAAGAAGACAGAAAAGGGAATTGCGGACTCTCAGGAGAGGGCCTTTTGGAGGGTGCTGAGGCCACCGCCAGGGATGACGTCGTCCCTGGAACCTTGCCCGGTGCCTATGAGGAACTGGGACAGGCAGAGCAGGAAGAGGACTGTGGAGAACCTGAAGAGAGAG GTTGACTTTCTGAAGAAGAGTCTAACAAGAACAAGGATCAAGATGTCGCAGGCTTTGGAAAGCATGGTGCAGTACGTAGATACTTATTCAGAATACGATGCGATGATAAGCCCAGCCCAACCTTCGAACCCTTGGGTTACAGAAGATTCTACTTTTTGGATGTTGAACAGCCCCCT CGTCGAGGTGGCGACGGAGAAGAGAGTGAAACGCTGGGGACTCTCGATGGAGGAACTCGTCTCCGACCCTACCGGTATCCAAGAGTTCACCATCTACCTGAGCAAGGAGTTCAGCCACGAGAACATCCGCTTCTGGATGGCGGTAAACGATCTGAGGAGATCGGCGCAGTCGCAGGTTCCCGAGAAGGTTCGGCAGATATTCGA TGAATTCCTCAAGCCAGGAGCGCAGTGCGAGATAAACATCGATGGCAAGACCATGGAGAAGATCCATCAGGAGATGCAGAACCCCAGCAGGTTCACCTTCGACGCCGCTCAAGATCACATCTACACGTTGCTGCTCAAGAAAGATTGCTATCCCCGGTTCATCAGGTCCGATTACTACAAGAACCTGCTAGCCAACGGCAAACAGCCTTCCCAAAAGAAACG CTTCTTTGGCTTCGGCCCCACCAAGAAGAAGTCCTCCACGACGGCCTCTCAGAACCAGAACCTGCTGCAGCAGCAGACTTCACAAGGAGCCGCTTGTTGCAGCACCGCGCTCACCAAGAGGAGAGGTAGCGACCGCAGCTTGTCCGGTTCGGCCCACGAGCTCGCAGTTTCCGGTATCAAAGACTCCAAAGTACCGCACTCGCACTCGCAGAGCAACCTGAGCGACATCCCCTATAG GGGTGATCTGGCAAACCTACCGAAGGGCGTATCAGCTGCTCCGAAGGTTCCTAGTCC GGTGAAGAAACCAGCTGCCGGCACGTCAACGTCCGAAGAGGTCTGCCCCTGGGAGACCGAGTCCCCCAGGTCCAGAAAGAACTCGGCACAGTCGGAGAGCTCCTCTTCGGAGATGAGCGCCGCGGTGGCCGAGATCTCGGAGAAGGTCCACAGGACCAACATCCTGACCCAACAGCACACCGTGGACGGCGGCAAGAGACTGGTGGTCAACGTCGCGCCGGATCTGCCAAGGAGGGCATCGGTCTCGGTGCCGATAGCCTACAGCTCGGACCCGTCCACCAAGAGGAAGGTGTCCTCTTTCGAAGACGGCGCCGGTGCGTCTTTCGTGGTTCCGACCGGCGACCCGGACAATAAGGTGGAGCATCACACGCCGACGCCGGCGTCATGCAAAACTCTGAAAAAAAGCCACAGCGTCGCGAAGACTTGTGCTGCGCCGATCATAAGTGTCAGTTCGGCGGCCGACGACCAGGCGGAGGGGCAAGAGGTGGAGAAGCTGCTGGAGGAGACGCCCGTCGTCTTCCAGCAGGTGGAGCCTCTGGCGCCGCTCGCGGAGCCGGACAGCGAATCGCCGGCCAGCGAACTGCCTCCGTCGGAGGTGGCAGAAGAGGTAGCAGTTGCGGCAGCCGTTGGAGACGACGCCGAGGCAAGAAGCAACGACGTGTGTCCGTGGGAAGACGA
- the LOC123680767 gene encoding regulator of G-protein signaling 7 isoform X1, whose amino-acid sequence MEPDQRVQRCNRPCAFDKMEALVRLMQDPKNGGVPVRKQKILLTSVHDAFMGKAPVTAYEFKGYDMIEWLMDRLAIEESGELEALNLANQLCQYGYFFPINDSKNLVVKDDSTLYRFQSPYYWPAQKGTPDRMDYAVYLVKRTLRNKQRHGLEDYEQEQLNNLKYNLANKWEFITMQAEEQVSKASSSKSKEKKNSWQMRVFQVKLAKSLKKTEKGIADSQERAFWRVLRPPPGMTSSLEPCPVPMRNWDRQSRKRTVENLKREVDFLKKSLTRTRIKMSQALESMVQYVDTYSEYDAMISPAQPSNPWVTEDSTFWMLNSPLVEVATEKRVKRWGLSMEELVSDPTGIQEFTIYLSKEFSHENIRFWMAVNDLRRSAQSQVPEKVRQIFDEFLKPGAQCEINIDGKTMEKIHQEMQNPSRFTFDAAQDHIYTLLLKKDCYPRFIRSDYYKNLLANGKQPSQKKRFFGFGPTKKKSSTTASQNQNLLQQQTSQGAACCSTALTKRRGSDRSLSGSAHELAVSGIKDSKVPHSHSQSNLSDIPYRGDLANLPKGVSAAPKVPSPVKKPAAGTSTSEEVCPWETESPRSRKNSAQSESSSSEMSAAVAEISEKVHRTNILTQQHTVDGGKRLVVNVAPDLPRRASVSVPIAYSSDPSTKRKVSSFEDGAGASFVVPTGDPDNKVEHHTPTPASCKTLKKSHSVAKTCAAPIISVSSAADDQAEGQEVEKLLEETPVVFQQVEPLAPLAEPDSESPASELPPSEVAEEVAVAAAVGDDAEARSNDVCPWEDEEACKVDTPFVKTYATLGYL is encoded by the exons ATGGAAGCGCTGGTGCGCCTCATGCAGGACCCGAAGAATGGGGGCGTCCCGGTCAGAAAACAGAAGATCCTCCTCACTTCAGTCCACGACGCCTTCATGGGTAAGGCCCCTGTCACAG CCTATGAATTCAAAG GGTATGACATGATAGAATGGCTTATGGATAGACTCGCTATTGAAGAATCCGGTGAGTTAG aggcGCTCAATTTAGCAAACCAGCTATGTCAGTACGGTTACTTCTTCCCAATAAACGATTCCAAAAACTTGGTAGTCAAGGATGACAGCACTCTATATAGATTCCAG TCTCCGTACTACTGGCCGGCGCAGAAGGGAACGCCAGACCGCATGGACTACGCAGTGTACCTGGTGAAGAGAACGTTGCGCAACAAACAGAGACACGGTCTGGAGGACTACGAACAGGAGCAGCTCAACAATCTCAAGTACAACCTGGCGAACAAGTGGGAATTCATAACGATGCAAGCCGAAGAACAAGTAAGCAAAGCGTCCAGTTCGAAATCGAAAGAGAAGAAGAATTCGTGGCAAATGAGAGTGTTTCAGGTGAAACTGGCCAAGAGTCTGAAGAAGACAGAAAAGGGAATTGCGGACTCTCAGGAGAGGGCCTTTTGGAGGGTGCTGAGGCCACCGCCAGGGATGACGTCGTCCCTGGAACCTTGCCCGGTGCCTATGAGGAACTGGGACAGGCAGAGCAGGAAGAGGACTGTGGAGAACCTGAAGAGAGAG GTTGACTTTCTGAAGAAGAGTCTAACAAGAACAAGGATCAAGATGTCGCAGGCTTTGGAAAGCATGGTGCAGTACGTAGATACTTATTCAGAATACGATGCGATGATAAGCCCAGCCCAACCTTCGAACCCTTGGGTTACAGAAGATTCTACTTTTTGGATGTTGAACAGCCCCCT CGTCGAGGTGGCGACGGAGAAGAGAGTGAAACGCTGGGGACTCTCGATGGAGGAACTCGTCTCCGACCCTACCGGTATCCAAGAGTTCACCATCTACCTGAGCAAGGAGTTCAGCCACGAGAACATCCGCTTCTGGATGGCGGTAAACGATCTGAGGAGATCGGCGCAGTCGCAGGTTCCCGAGAAGGTTCGGCAGATATTCGA TGAATTCCTCAAGCCAGGAGCGCAGTGCGAGATAAACATCGATGGCAAGACCATGGAGAAGATCCATCAGGAGATGCAGAACCCCAGCAGGTTCACCTTCGACGCCGCTCAAGATCACATCTACACGTTGCTGCTCAAGAAAGATTGCTATCCCCGGTTCATCAGGTCCGATTACTACAAGAACCTGCTAGCCAACGGCAAACAGCCTTCCCAAAAGAAACG CTTCTTTGGCTTCGGCCCCACCAAGAAGAAGTCCTCCACGACGGCCTCTCAGAACCAGAACCTGCTGCAGCAGCAGACTTCACAAGGAGCCGCTTGTTGCAGCACCGCGCTCACCAAGAGGAGAGGTAGCGACCGCAGCTTGTCCGGTTCGGCCCACGAGCTCGCAGTTTCCGGTATCAAAGACTCCAAAGTACCGCACTCGCACTCGCAGAGCAACCTGAGCGACATCCCCTATAG GGGTGATCTGGCAAACCTACCGAAGGGCGTATCAGCTGCTCCGAAGGTTCCTAGTCC GGTGAAGAAACCAGCTGCCGGCACGTCAACGTCCGAAGAGGTCTGCCCCTGGGAGACCGAGTCCCCCAGGTCCAGAAAGAACTCGGCACAGTCGGAGAGCTCCTCTTCGGAGATGAGCGCCGCGGTGGCCGAGATCTCGGAGAAGGTCCACAGGACCAACATCCTGACCCAACAGCACACCGTGGACGGCGGCAAGAGACTGGTGGTCAACGTCGCGCCGGATCTGCCAAGGAGGGCATCGGTCTCGGTGCCGATAGCCTACAGCTCGGACCCGTCCACCAAGAGGAAGGTGTCCTCTTTCGAAGACGGCGCCGGTGCGTCTTTCGTGGTTCCGACCGGCGACCCGGACAATAAGGTGGAGCATCACACGCCGACGCCGGCGTCATGCAAAACTCTGAAAAAAAGCCACAGCGTCGCGAAGACTTGTGCTGCGCCGATCATAAGTGTCAGTTCGGCGGCCGACGACCAGGCGGAGGGGCAAGAGGTGGAGAAGCTGCTGGAGGAGACGCCCGTCGTCTTCCAGCAGGTGGAGCCTCTGGCGCCGCTCGCGGAGCCGGACAGCGAATCGCCGGCCAGCGAACTGCCTCCGTCGGAGGTGGCAGAAGAGGTAGCAGTTGCGGCAGCCGTTGGAGACGACGCCGAGGCAAGAAGCAACGACGTGTGTCCGTGGGAAGACGA